The Miscanthus floridulus cultivar M001 chromosome 7, ASM1932011v1, whole genome shotgun sequence genome includes a region encoding these proteins:
- the LOC136464180 gene encoding probable protein phosphatase 2C 25, which yields MWSWLTKIASACLGPVRRCARTRKDEDGGGSDNGRGVADDLLWSRDLGRHAAGEFSFAVVQANEALEDHSQVETGSAATFVGVYDGHGGAEASRFISDHLFAHLIRLAQENGTISEDVVRSAVSATEEGFLTLVRRTCFIKPLIAAVGSCCLVGVIWRGTLYVANLGDSRAVIGCLGRSNKIVAEPLTRDHNASMEEVRQELISRHPDDSQIVVLKHGVWRIKGIIQVSRTIGDAYLKRREFALDPSITRFRLSEPLRRPILTAEPSICTRVLNPQDKFIIFASDGLWEQLTNQQAVEIVHSNPRRGIAKRLVRAALKQAAQKREMRYDDLRKVEKGVRRFFHDDITVVVVYIEHGLLQERDTSVPELSVRGFVDSVGPSSFSGITAISSHN from the exons ATGTGGTCGTGGTTGACGAAGATTGCGTCCGCGTGCTTGGGCCCTGTCCGGAGGTGCGCGCGTACGAGGAAGGATgaggacggcggcggcagcgaTAACGGCCGCGGCGTCGCCGACGACCTGCTGTGGTCGCGGGACCTCGGGCGCCACGCGGCGGGTGAGTTCTCGTTTGCCGTCGTGCAGGCCAACGAGGCGTTGGAGGACCACAGCCAAGTAGAGACAGGCTCTGCCGCAACATTCGTGGGCGTCTACGACGGTCACGGCGGCGCTGAGGCATCCCGCTTCATATCTGACCACCTCTTCGCACACCTCATCC GACTTGCTCAGGAAAATGGAACAATATCTGAGGATGTAGTTCGGAGTGCGGTTTCTGCTACTGAGGAAGGCTTTTTGACACTTGTGCGGAGAACATGTTTTATAAAGCCTTTGATTGCTGCGGTTGGATCCTGCTGTCTAGTTGGTGTCATATGGAGAGGGACACTATATGTGGCTAATCTAGGTGATTCCAGGGCTGTAATTGGCTGTCTAGGTAGATCAAACAAGATCGTGGCTGAACCACTCACAAGAGATCATAATGCAAGTATGGAGGAGGTCAGGCAGGAACTTATATCCCGTCATCCAGATGATTCTCAAATTGTTGTTCTCAAGCATGGTGTTTGGCGCATCAAGGGCATAATTCAG GTTTCAAGGACAATTGGGGATGCTTACTTGAAGAGGCGAGAATTTGCTCTTGATCCCTCTATTACTCGTTTCCGCCTTTCGGAGCCTCTCCGCCGGCCTATTCTTACAGCAGAGCCATCTATCTGTACAAGGGTGCTTAATCCACAAgataaatttattatttttgcATCTGATGGTCTTTGGGAGCAGTTGACAAATCAACAGGCCGTTGAAATTGTCCACAGCAATCCACGGAGA GGAATCGCAAAGAGGCTGGTAAGGGCAGCATTGAAACAAGCTGCGCAGAAGAGGGAAATGAGGTATGATGACCTCAGGAAAGTTGAAAAGGGAGTTCGCCGCTTCTTCCACGATGACATTACAGTAGTTGTTGTTTACATAGAACATGGATTACTGCAAGAGAGGGATACTTCTGTGCCAGAACTTTCAGTCCGTGGTTTTGTTGATTCAGTTGGCCCTTCAAGTTTCTCAGGGATAACCGCCATATCATCTCACAACTAA